A stretch of the Enoplosus armatus isolate fEnoArm2 chromosome 13, fEnoArm2.hap1, whole genome shotgun sequence genome encodes the following:
- the LOC139295290 gene encoding histone H3, whose translation MARTKQTARKSTGGKAPRKQLATKAARKSAPATGGVKKPHRYRPGTVALREIRRYQKSTELLIRKLPFQRLVREIAQDFKTDLRFQSSAVMALQEASEAYLVGLFEDTNLCAIHAKRVTIMPKDIQLARRIRGERA comes from the coding sequence ATGGCAAGAACCAAGCAGACAGCCCGTAAATCCACCGGAGGCAAAGCTCCCAGAAAGCAGCTGGCGACCAAGGCTGCCCGTAAGAGCGCCCCGGCCACCGGCGGCGTGAAGAAGCCCCACCGTTACAGGCCCGGTACCGTGGCTCTCAGAGAGATCCGCCGCTACCAGAAGTCCACCGAGCTGCTGATCCGCAAGCTGCCCTTCCAGCGCCTGGTGAGGGAGATCGCTCAGGACTTCAAGACCGACCTGCGCTTCCAGAGCTCCGCCGTCATGGCTCTGCAGGAGGCCAGCGAGGCTTACCTGGTCGGTCTGTTCGAGGACACCAACCTGTGCGCCATCCACGCCAAGAGGGTCACCATCATGCCCAAAGACATCCAGCTGGCCCGCCGCATCCGCGGAGAGAGGGCTTAA